The Gopherus flavomarginatus isolate rGopFla2 chromosome 20, rGopFla2.mat.asm, whole genome shotgun sequence region TCCTTGGCTCTCTGCTGGCCGCGTGGCATGGAACGGGGTGGGCTGGTGTGGGGCAGACCTGACTCCCTCGTggcctgcagggctggggagctcacagCTCAGGATGGGGCCCAGCCAGGAAGGGCTTGGAGAAAACCCCCCATCGCCAGATACCCTCAGGCCTGGGGACACAGCGAGGAATTGCCAGCAGTGGCTTGGCTAGCCCCGAGCTGCTTTTCAGCCCTCAGCAGCCTCCACCTAGCCAGGTGAGGATCACAGGggggcaggcatggagccccaggCCACCCAGTGAGGTGTGGTTGTGCCCAACCTCCTGCTGGCGGGGTCTGGTGGTTGGTGCTAGGCAGAGCAAACATGAGAGCTCAGAGGGGTCTAGCCGGGCACCCTAAGATCCCAGCCTGCCTGACTCAGGGGCTTCAGTCTGTAATTAAAGTGGGGACAATGTGTGGCCGACATGGGCAGTGCTGGGGTCCCAATGCCACCCGCTGTGGGTTTCCTTTGCCCAAGTGGGTGACCCTTATTCCCTGCAAAGGAGCCATTCCACCAGTCACGGTGAGACTCATGTCTCTCACATGCCACCCTTGCATGCCGCCTGCTGAGTCCAGGCAGGTGGTGCCTGCTGGCCAGATGACGGGGGTATGGCAGAGAGCAGGGGGGCAGTAGGGTAGGAGGAGCCATACCTTCTCCTTCGTATTGGCtactttcccagctctgcccctccctgttgGCCTCTCACCAGGCGCTAAGTGGGCTCTGAAGTTTCACCCCATAGGTGGCTGCATACGGATAAGAGGAGGGCACTTTCTAATGGGCTGAGGAGTGCACACTCTATAACGAGATGCCCATTTATCATCTCATCAGCATTTCTCCCTTGCCTTTGCTCCCACCCTGTAGTGCCCACCCTGCCCTGTGGTGGCCGCCTCGCCCCATGGTGCGCACGTACCAGCAATCAGCAGGGAGATGCCGGCGGAGCGGGTGCGGGATGCCCTGGCGTTGCTGGAGAAGGCGGTGAGGCCCAGGATGATGCCCGCGAAGCAGGAGAGGATGGAGAGCAGCATGAATGCCCGGGTGGCGTCCCAgaaggctgcagggaggggacagagagacGGGGAGCACTCAGTGGGACCCGGAGATTGGCGAGGGGAGCCGGGAGCTGGATCTCGTCTGAGGAGCAGGGAAGGAAGCGCCAGAGGAGCCGGCCAACGGCAGGGCCAGCACCTCCAGCGCTGTGCAGAGGGTGTATGCTGAGCAGGACCAGTGCAGAAGAGAGAGACGCTGGGTCAGGGGGCCTGAGCTGCCCCTCCATGCCCCTCGAGCCAATCCCCATGCAATCCCTTTCCCTGGGGTGAGctgctgcccccatctgccccccacctgccccctccaaGGCTGCACCCTAGAGCCATGTCTTTCTTCGCGGCTGGGTTAGGGGAGGCAGGTAGGGCTGTAAGAATGAGATCATCAACCCCAGGGGAGCTGGTCACctggactgccccccccccagccccagcttgttTGGGGGCGGGGACTCCCGgagccaggctgcacagttccgaCAGGGCCAGCAGTTTGGGGGTAGCTTGTACAGACGCTAGGGCTGGCATTCAGGAGGGCTCAGACCCCCCAAACTGGGGCCAGACTTTCCAAGGAGCtcaccctgccctgaggcccaACTGGCAAGCCAGCCCTGCATGCTGGTGCTGATCAATAAGAATCTGCCCCTGAATCCCCCTAGCCCGCACCCCAGCATGGGCCCTGAGCTGAACCCCacgaagccaatgggagttttccctgaGCAAAGTCTCTGCGGGGAGCCAGGTGGGCACCTGAGGGCCCTGGGATCGTGAGGGCACGAAGACAGCGGAGGTGGAAAGAAACAGCCCACAGACAATCGGGGCCCCAGATGGGGAGCGGAGGAACCCAAGGAGTCAATGTAAAGCCTAGGAAGGAGCCAGCAGAAGGAGCAGAACGGAGCCGGATGGCCGGGTACCTGGCAGAATGTGAGCGGCTGCATTTTGCATGAGCTGCATCCTAGATACGACCCGGAGAGTCGCTCCTGAAAATAAAGAATCACAGTGATGCAGCCTCCAAGAGAGACAAGGCCTTCATGGGAACTAGGATGCAATGTGGGCCCAGCACTGGCCCCCCGAGGGGcagggtagggggctgggagtgagggatCCCAGTgagggctccccaaggggaaaggAAAGGGACTGTGAGTGGGGGATCCCAGTGAAAGCTCCCCAAGGGGTATgcgtgacaaagtgggaatttgctgtaatatttttatgacccctatctgtgcctcagtttccccctatgTTTCATTGTTACCTAGCTGAGGGGGAAGAGCTGTTGGCTGTCAGGGCAGGCGAAGAGACATGGGTGTGAATGGCACCTGGCTGTCTGAGCCTCAGCGGGTCATTGAAAAGGACCGGCCAAGGCCATGCCCTGTATCGCTGGAGAATCTCAAAGAACTGTGGAAAACCCAGTCTCCAGGACATCCACACCCAGCAAGAAATGCCCCAGGGAAGCTGAGCACAGACCCCTGctcaagaacaaaggactggagtggtgtgaggtgggggaagggtgaGAATTGGCTGCTAGAAGGAGTGGGGGGCTTTCACCTGGGAACTGCCCCAGGAGGGTCAGATAGAGCCTGACCTTGGTGGGTCAATACAGCCTGGCTCTGAGCTGACCAGACTGCTCTGTGCTTTAACCTTCAGTCCTCTGGGCTGACCTAAGGCGCCTTGCTGTGCTGGGTTCCGGGTGACCTATAAACCCGACTGCTGTGACAGCGCTGGGTGAGTGTCATTGCAAATGGCACCTTGGTGAGGTGCGTTAATCGCTGCGGAATGGACACGTCTCTCACAGGGGTCGGTCTCAGTTGGACTCACTGAGTAGACTGCATGGTGTGAAGCAGGAGGGCTAGAGCCCCAGAGGTTGTGAGGCTGTGGGTCTTAATCTGTGTACAAAGAGTGAGGCCTCTCAGGGTCTGACCCACTGAAGGGTTTCTGCCTAGAGACAGTTCCAAAGCTGGAGGCCGTGACAGCTGGTGCCAGAGGTGGGATGCTGAAGGCAGCAGTATTATATTTTGCAATAATTGCCTTGCAGCAGTAAAACAAGGGTGCTTAAAGGAAACAGCAAGAAAATGGTGTATAAGCGCCTCCCTAAGAAGGACATTGCAAAcctgtgcagggagagagagTAAAGTGCTAAGAAGCTCAACAAGGCGCAGCTGATTGCACGGCTGGAGAAAGATGATCAGATCAAGAAGCAGGTTCCAGACCTAAGTAGAGTTCCAAGAGGGTCCAAGAGTGACCGAGGCAGCAGCAGGGTGTCCTCACAACCTAGTTCCCTGCCCAGCACAGTTCCCCACTGTCAGATTTGAAGCAGTGGAAGTGGGAGCTGAGGGCGAAGGACCTAGCAGACCATGAGAAGCTGCAGAAGCATGAAATGGAGATGGAGAAGAGGAGGGTGAGAGGACCCACCGAGGGGTAAGTGGGGAAAGACACTGAGATTCTAATCCCGCAAGGAACCTAGATACCACATTGTGGCCCCAGTTTAAGGGAAGGGGGTATAGACGACTATCTCGCTGCCTTTGAGAAGGCTTGTGATTTGAACCTCTTGGCCCTGTGGACCGGCTCTGCTGTCTCACTCCCTTACTCAATCCCAGAGCCATAGAGGTGTACAGCCAGAGGGATGACGTTGATACTGGGGACTACGAACAGTTCACAAAGGCTCTAATGCTTAGGTTTGATTCGGCACCTGAGGCTTATAGGAAAAGGTTTTGGGGTGTGCAAAAGACCCAAGGTGTGACCCTATATGAAAGCCTGCAGGTGTCCCTACGCTGGAAGATTTGTGTAATCTGATTGGGTTGGAGCTACTCTGTGAGATCTGTCCCCATGAGCTGAAAATGTGGCTAGTGGACAGGAAGCCAAAGGATCTGTGTAGTGGAGGCCAGTTGGCAGATGAGTTTCGGACAATAGGTCCAAAGGGGATTGGCCTGAGTATGGGTCCTGGAAAAAGGAACCAGTGAAGGCAGAAGTGGGACTCAGGGAAACTCAGCAGCCAAGGGACCTCAGTGGTGTGATAGGGCATGAGTGGGCAGAATGCCCAAGGCTTGATGAAATAGGGGCCAGACAGGACCGTCGAAGGGTTCACTTGGTGAGCACCCAGCCAAGGCTGCCTGTAGCTCAGGCTCAGAGATTGAACCATCTGACTGAACCTTCGGAGGAAAGCAGTCACCCAGCCAACCCCTCGAGGGCACAGGGGGCCTGGCAGACAGGCTCCCACTCCTGGCACTGGTGCACATGTCCTGTTGTACACTCCTGGGCTCAGACACATCTGAGCCCCTTTGGGAGCGGGAGGTGGTAGTCAGTGGGGACACGATCGTGAGGTGGAGAGattctgggacagagagaacctTGGTCAAACCATGTGTGGTCGAAGCCCGTTGGATGCTGCGCCACCTGGGTTAAGGTTCCCCTTGGGGGCCATTTGCCCACTTGGGTTAAGACCAAATGCTCGAGGGGTCACTCCCGACTCCAACCTAGGGGTCAGGACACCCCAGGCGGCATCCCAGATGGCCGACACCTGGAGGAATGAGGGTTCCCTGCCCTTCTCACTCCCtggcagaggagggggtgcaggaccccAGCACAGTTTCAAACCCTAAGagcctggggtggcaaaaggaCACGGGGCTACCTGAAAACCCCTGATGTGCCCCTTGCTAGTGACGTCTACCAGCCCAGTCCTAAGGGAGGGCATGAAACTGCTCTGAGCTGTGTATTGGAAACTGGGTATTTGCCTGATTAGCAGAGGGGCTGCAAGAACCTGGGCAGACCGGGTAGGACAGTGACCATGGGGCAGGGAACGACGCAGCAAGGCCGGTGGAGGACGTTTGTGGGGTATCAGGGAGGCTGAGCAACACCCTCCCCCttgagaacaaaggactggagcAGTGTGAGGTGGGAGGTCAGAGCTGGCTGCTGGAAGGAGTCAGGGTTCCCACCTGGGAACTGCCCAAGGGGATCAGACAGAGACAGTCACTACAGCtctgctgggctctgggctgaccagaCTGGTCTGTGCTTTAACCCTCTGAGGGCCTTCCTGTGCTGGGTTCCAGCTGACCCATAAACCCGGCAGCGCTGACAGCGCTGGGTGAGTGTCACTGCAAATGCTGGGCAAGGTGCGTTAAGGATAATCCCTGCGGTGTGGACATGTCTCTCTCAGGAGCTGTCTCAGCTGGACTCGCTGAGCAGAGCTCACGGGGTGAAGCAGGAGGGCTAGAGCCCCAGAGGCTCAGTCTCGGCGGGGTGAGGCTGTTTGGCTTACCTGGAGGAAGAGACCCCTTGGGGGTCTGGCCCACTGAAGGGTTCCTCCTAGAGACTGttccaaaggtgggggagtagcactGACCCTGTGGTTCCCTGACAgctgggaaaggggctgggaatgggggaccCCAGCGAGGGCTCCctgaggggcagggaagggggctgggggtgcaggattcCAGCAAGGGCTCCCCgaggggcagggagttgaggatCCCAGTGAGGGCTCCCCAAAGGGCCGGGACTTGGGGATCCCAGCGACCGCTCCCTGATGGGGCAGGAAATGGGGGATCCCTATGAGGGCTCCCCgagaggcagggagttggggctccCAGCAAGGGCTCCCCGAGGGGCAGGGTACAAGGCTACGTGCGAGGATCCCCAAGGCAGCAAGCGAAACACATTGAGAGGTAgcagcagcttccaccccactGCTCCATCCTAGGGGCTCTCGGGCTTCGCAGACCCAGGGGGATTCCTCACTGCTGGTTGCCCCCAGTTACCCCCATCCCGCTTTGATCTGGATTCAGACTCAGCCAGATTCTCTATTGTGTTATACCCGCGTAACCCTAGGGGCATCAGCAGTGTTGCTCTGCTCTCCCGCCGGTGGTGCTCCCATGACAGAGCCTCCGGCCAGGCCAAGCCCCAGGCGATTTTCATCAGCTGCAGATCGGCCTTCCCTGCCTTGGGTGACAGCTGCCATCCCAGGTCCTCCCACAGAATCAGTGTTGGGCCCTCCATGCTCCTCACGCCCTCAAGCCCCCCAGGCAGTGCCCTTAGCCAGCAGCCGTAGCAGACTCAGGTCCTTGGCAGACCAGCCCCTAAAGTGTGAAACGCTCCCTGGTCCTGCACTCTCTCTGCCCAGAATCAGTGGCGGCCCCAGCTGGGGAGACCAAGGGCCGGGAAGGGAGACACGGGGCTTTTTTAtctcccccccttcccaccccctgaggACAGGCCGGGTTTCAATGTCCCACTCCAGAATTTTCTGCTACCCCGAAACAGGCCAGCTCGGTAGCTCAGCTGGGGCCAGCGCTGCAAAGCCATTGGGCTTTTTATAGATCCGATGGAAACTCTCCACCTCCCTTTGGACTGGCTGTGCCCGAGAGGGGAACTGAGGTATATTTGCGGCcggcccagagcccacacccatgGCCAATTCTGATCCGGCCCGGAGCTGGGGAAGCTCAGACTCTGAGCCCAGGCTGGAGTTGGCAAGATCTGGAGAGGCCAGATCTGGGCCTTCAGATCAGGCCATTCCAGGGCTACaggtggagccctgctgcccagggactccagggctgcagctggggccggaTGGTGGCATCAAGCCCCACTTTGTTCTCTCCATATTATGGGGCCAGATCCTAGTGTCAATCAAAGCAGCCTCAGCGGGATGCATGTCAGCTGCATTGCACGCCCCTGGACCCCCCCACTCCGAGCTCCAGGGAGCCTCCACCCGTCCGTGGCTGGTGGCCggggcaggctgcagccacaAGAGGGCAGCTGTGCTCACACAAGCCGGCAGCCAGGATGCCAGGCAGGGGCTCTGCTGGGGAAACCCGGGGGAAGATTCTCTGCCCGCGCCACTGGGCACAACAGTCGGGCCATCTCATCGCAGTGTCTCTCCCTGGGATTGGGTCAGACGGGGCACCCCTGACCGAGCCAGCAGAAGCCAGGCTATACCAGACCTGGTTGGGCGCCCCCACCTGTACATCTACAAGCCACAGCCCGTTCGGTCCCATCCAGGCCATTTCCCGGGGCCCAGAGCTGGACTGTCTGTCTCTGCAGTCATCACCCTCTTGGTCCCTGTCCGCACTGGGGGGCAGCCCCGGGCGCTGCTCACCAATTCTGATGGTGTGGGGGTGGCACTTGCTGCTCACGCAAAACCTCCAGAGCCCCTGGTTGCTCAAGTTCTCCGAGTAGCGATACTGCATCCAGAAGTCGGTCGCCGTGGCAACGATGAGAAGGACCAGGCCTGAGACCGCACACAATAGTCCGCCTCCCATCAAGGTGTACATGGCTGGCAGCTCGCAGGTCCtgcggggtggggcggggcggggggatgTCTTTCTCCTGCACCAGGACAAGAGGAGATGGGGCCTCCTAGGAGAAGGCCCAGCAGAGAGTTACCACTGGCTGGGCTGTGTGGCAGACATGTCTATTGCCCTTCACATCATGCAGACCTGgggaactccctgctgcaggagtTGCAGAGCCAAGGGCTGTGGCTGGATTTCAAAGCGGGCAGGAGAATTCTCTGCAGGTATCTGAGGTGAGATAGGCGTGAGtcagctcatgcttcagggcatgagcaTCATGCAAGGGTCAGGAGGGAACGCCCCCCTCCAACACAAGGAAAATTGTGTCTGTGGCCAGGGAGTCAGAGTAGGGAGGTCCAGGCCCTGCTCTGACCCATCAGACACTGGCCGCTGCTGATTGCAGGAGAGTGAGCCCGCACGAGGTGACTGCCTGGCACAGcgtgggaagaggtgggctaCAAGATGGATCAAGGCAGGGGACTgaataccgggctagatggaccatggttCTGATCCAGTCCGACAAACCCTCTGAGCCAGTGCTTGAAAGTAAGGAACCCACTGGGTCTCAGCCCATTCTGGAGCTTGACGCATGACACAGCCAGGCTGGCTGCTCCACCAGTGCCAGGGATGGTGCAGCTACAGGCATGGGCAACGCATGCTCCCCTTCCTCCTGGCTTCACCCAAGCAGCGTGGGGGCCCCAGGCCCAGCTCAGCTGCCCTGGCAGAGCCTGTGCTTGTCCTTGTGCTGTAGCTGGGTGGGGCAGGTGCCCCCCGTAGCTCCCAGCTGGGGGTTGCCAACTTGCCACACATGGGAGAGCCGGAGACAGAACTGAGGGACAGGCCTAAAAGCCACCTGGGTCAGCAGATGCTCCTGGCTCAGGCTAGGACCCGGAGCCTCCCGCTGGCAGGGATGCTCCGGGGacgtgggggcggggggaatctcCTGCGTCAGGCAAACCGGGCCCTTTTGTTCCCAACAATGAGCTGAGCTTGTGATGATTTCACAGCGAGAAGGGACCCAGCTGAGTCAGAGCTGGTGTCAAAAGGGCGCCTGGGCACATGCTCCtgccagagctgcagggagccagcagggctgggacaggcccctggcagaaagGGAATTCAGACCCAAACCGAATTGGCAGAACTGATGGTCCAATGGGGCTGGGACTGAGTGGCGTGGGCAGGGCGGTAAAGGGGAACATATGCAGTGCAGGTCCAGCCTCACCCTGGCCCAGGTCAGAGCCTTCAGCTTTCCACATGCAGCAAAGGAGCCAACTTTGACCAGAACTCCTGCCTGGGAGATGCCCCAGGGAAGCAActcaagctctgggtggatcagaTACATCCCTCTCCCCAGACTGCCTGGGGTGTGTCCTGCAAGCCTGGCAGGGAGCGCTGGAGAATGCCCAGCACGGGGGGCACAGGGCGGTGGGCAGCCATCACTGTGGTCCATGTTGTTGCTTAGCCAAGCAAGATGCCAAGCACACTGATGCCAAGCATGCCAGCGCCGTGCCCAGCACAGGACAGTGGCCGGAAGCAGGGTGCCAGGAGATCAGTGATGAGTCAGACTAACTGGGCTGGACCATGTGGGCTGTGGGTGCTGAATCGGTGGCCAAATCTCAAACCAACCAGTCCCTGGAATCTTTGCTccaaaccccagccctgccccaaggcccgggctgggctgggctggcatcATTGCTCGCTGGCAGCAGATGCCAGGTTACCAACTGGGGGGCACGGGCCATCCCCCAtctccttctcccccctctccctgggGTATCAGGGTTAGGCTGAGAGGCAGAATGAGTGGGTCGATATCACAAGTCAGCAGGTCTCCCCACTGCTTCCCAAGGCTCATGAGGAGCTGCCCTGGGCACTGCAGTGAGAGACCGAGGCCAGGACAGCCCTGGAGTCTGTTACGCCCGCGTCTccttgtggggagggaggtgccAGTGGCTCCCcagagaagggaaggggcaggacccaTAGCAGCAGGATCACCCCTTCCCcagagctgggaggtggcaggggCAGCAGCCACAGGGGGGCGCCCCAGGCCTGAGGGGGGACAGGGGCAGCAGCCACAGGGAGCCGCCCCCGGGCCTGAGGGGGGCAGGTTTTGAAACCTGTGTCTGAGACAGAGGAAACAGCTGCCTCCCCTGGGCAGAGCGGAGGGAGCAGCCAGTGGCCCAGACCTGGCTCTTCCTCACCTTGCAGCACCGTCCAGCCGCCTGCCTCCAGAGCGGCTTAtaaccccctgcccagagccctgcccaGGCACTCCCAGAGCATGGGTGGACTGGAGACCCCCCGTGCCACAACGCATGGGGGCAACTGCCTTCCCCACCCTGATTACACCTCCAGCTACAGTGTAGATGTGTCCCCTCACTCCAGCAATGAAACTGGGCAGCTAATTCCCATGTGGTTCCTGGCAGTGGGACCAGAGACTGaataggata contains the following coding sequences:
- the LOC127037843 gene encoding lens fiber membrane intrinsic protein-like, translated to MYTLMGGGLLCAVSGLVLLIVATATDFWMQYRYSENLSNQGLWRFCVSSKCHPHTIRIGATLRVVSRMQLMQNAAAHILPAFWDATRAFMLLSILSCFAGIILGLTAFSSNARASRTRSAGISLLIAGLLALLGLSVYTGVTVNFFGKRYANWRFSWSYILGWIAVILTLSAGIFHICAVSKRPSPESSNVASG